TTCGCCGCCCACCGCGCGCGCATCCCCGAGGGGGTGCGGGTGGGCGTCAACGTGCCGCCCGCGCTGCTGGTCCCCGAGCTGCTGAAGGAGGTAAGCGCGACCCTCGAGCGGCACGGGCTCGACGCCGGAGCCCTGGAGATCGAGGTAACCGAGGAGGTCATCGCTCACGACGACACCCCCTGGAACGTCCTCGAGGAGCTGGGGCGGATGGGGGTGCGGCTGGCGCTGGACGACTTCGGTTCGGGCTTTTCCAACCTGAGCCGGCTGGTGACCCTCCCCATCCAGGTGCTGAAGCTGGACCGCAGCTTCGTCGACCTGCTCACCACCCACAACGAACGCGGCGTTCCGGCGGTTCGCGGCATCGTCGCCATGGGACTCGACATGGGGCTGGTGGTGGTGGCCGAAGGGGTGGAAACGGACGAGGCCCTCGAGCGGGTGCGCGCCGCCGGCGTCCGCGAGGTGCAGGGCTACGTCCTCTCGCGGCCCGTGCCTCCGGCCGAGCTGCTGGCGCGCAACTTCGCCTGAAGCTTGCAAAAGGGAGCGCTCCCGACTGGGAGCGCTCCGAACTCTGGCGGGCCCGAGAGGATTCGAACCCCTGACCTGCTGATCCGTAGTCAGCCGCTCTATCCAACTGAGCTACGGGCCCAAGCAAAGGTTAATCTACCCATCCACCGGGGGTTTGTCAAGGTGGGCGCGGCCCGGAAGCGCCGGCTTCGCGAACGGGTTCCCGATCAGCCGCCGACCCCGTAGTCCTGCCGCGCCACCTCGGCCAGGGCGGCACCGGCGGGGGTGGGCTCGAGCCCGAAGCGCTCGGCAATCTTGGAGCTGTCGAAGACGTAGGGGCGGTCGTACTGGTAGATCATCTCCACGCTTTCACGCACCAGGGGGTTGAACAGCCCCGCCAGCCGCGCCATCGGCCGCGTGACGAGCTGCAGCCGCGGCTCGACCCCCAGGGCCCGGGCGACCGCTTCCACCCACGCCTGCCCCGTGTGCGCCTCGCCGCTGGGCAGGTGCCAGACCTCGCCGTAGGCGTCGTCGCTCGCGCCCAAGAGCGCCAGCGCGCGGGCGGCGTCGGGCAGGTAGGTGAAGTTGTGGGGCTGTTCGGCCGAAGCGAACCAGATCGCCTTCTTCCCCTGGCTCAGGGGCTCGAAGGCGAGGAAGTTGAGCACCCCGCTCCAGGGCTTGCCGTAGCCGAAGAAGTCGGCGCTGCGCGCGATCAGGGCCTCGACCTCGCCGCGCTCCATGGCCTTGAGCAGCGCCTCGGCGATGCGCGCCCGCACCCGCCCCTTGCGGCTTACCGGCCGTACGGGGGTGGTCTCGGTCATCCGCCCCATCCGCTCGGGGTCGTACATGTAGACGTTATCGAAGAAGACCAGGCGGGCGCCGTGGCGGGCGCAGGCGGCGATCACGTTCTCCATGACCCGCGGCCAGTCGCGTTCCCACACCGCGGCGCGGTAGGGGAGGCCCACGGTCAGGTAGCAGACCCGGCTGCCCCGGACGGCGCGGTCGGTCGCCTCGGGATCGGTCAGGTCGGCGGCCACCGTTTCGGCCTCGCCGTACGGCTGGGGGTTTCGGCTTACGAGCCGCAGCGCGTGGCCGCTGGCTTGCAGCTGGGGCAGCAGGGCGCGGGCCACCGGCCCGCCGGAACCTAGAAGGGTGTGCATGGATCGAGCCTCCCTGGAGGCAGCCTACCCGATAAACTTGTGAAAGAAAAGTAATTTGCACCATAAAGTATGCTCCGGCGGCGGAGAGGGCGGCCGCGGGGCCTTAACGGGCGAAGCGCCAGAGCCCGAGCCGACGCGCGTAGGCGATCGCTTCGCGGTATTCCGACGAGGTCAGGCGACGGTTCAGCTCCGGGTAGCGCTCCCCGCCGACCCGGTAGGCCGGGTGGTACTGGTCCATCAGGTTGAGGTAGACGTCCCGCGAGATCTCCTCGGCCAGGAACTTTAGGATCGCCTTGGTTTCTTCGAGCAGGCCGGGCATCACCAGGTGGCGCACCAGCAGCCCCCTGCGGGCCAGGCCGTCGGGGCCGACCTGCAGGTCGGCCACCTGGCGCTGCATCGTCCGCAGCGCCGCGCGGGCGGCCTCCGGGTAGTCCGCCGCGCCGAGGTAGCGGCGGGCGAGTTCGGGTGTCCAGAGCTTGAAGTCGGGCAGGTAGAGGTCCACGACGCCGTCCAGGAGCTCGAGGCTTACGGCGGCGTCGTAGGCCGAGGTGTTGTAGACGACCGGAAGCCTGAGGCCCTTCTCTGCGGCGATGAGCAACGCCTCCAGCGCCTGGGGGACGACGTGCTCGGGCGTGACCCAGTTGAAGTTGTGGACGCCCTGGCGCTCGAGCCAGAGGAAGACGTTCGCGAGCTCCGCGGCGCTCAGCTCCTCGCCCGCCGCCTTCTGGCTAATCTCCCAGTTCTGGCAGAAGACGCAGCGCAGGTTGCAGCCGGCGAAGAAGACCGTACCCGAGCCGCGCCGGCCCCGCAGCACCTCTTCTTCCCCGAAGTGGGGAAAGGCGCTGGCCACGCGCGCGCGGCGGCCGATGCGGCAGACGCCGATCCGGTCCGCCCGCCGGTCCACCGCGCAGCCCCGCGGACAGACGCGGCAGGGGCTTAGCTCGTCCAGCGCCCGCTCCACGCGGCGGGCGAGCTCGCCCGTGGCCAGCAGCTCGAGGTAGGCCGGATGGCTGGAAGATACCCTCATTTCGATAGGGCTCCCTCATTCTAGCCGCCCGCGCCGAGCCGCGCCCGCGCAGGCGCGGCGGGGCCCGGCGCAGGCGCGTGTCAGCTTGACAAACCGCGCGCCCGCGGGTAGATTATCCCTTGCTTGGGGCCGTGGCGCAGTTGGGAGCGCGCCTCAATGGCATTGAGGAGGTCAGGGGTTCGAATCCCCTCGGCTCCACCAGAACCCGGGGCTCAGGCCCCGGTTTTTTCCTCGGGCGGTCAGGCTCCTTGATTAAAGGGGGTCTGCCCGCTACAATGAAAAGTCGGCAGGCCTTCTGGCCTTTTGGAGGACGCATTCATGTACGCGATCATCAAGACCGGTGGCAAACAGTACCGCGCCGAAGAGGGCGCGATCCTGCGCGTCGAAAAGCTGGACGCCCAGCCGGGCGAGAAGGTGGAGTTCGACGTGCTGATGGTCGGCGGTGACAAGGTCAAGGTGGGCGACCCCACCGTCAAGGGCGCGAAGGTCGTGGCCGAGGTGCTGCGCACCGAGCGCGGCAAGAAGATCACCGTCGCCAAGTTCAAGGCCAAGACCAACTACCGCCGCAAGAAGGGCCACCGCCAGTGGTTCACCGAGCTGCGGGTCGAGAAGATCCGCCTGCGGGCGGCGCGCAAGAAGAAGGCCGAGGAAGAGAAGGCCGAGGAGTAGACCATGGCACACAAAAAAGGACTCGGTTCCACCAAGAACGGTCGCGAC
This genomic stretch from Oceanithermus desulfurans harbors:
- a CDS encoding NAD(P)H-binding protein, which gives rise to MHTLLGSGGPVARALLPQLQASGHALRLVSRNPQPYGEAETVAADLTDPEATDRAVRGSRVCYLTVGLPYRAAVWERDWPRVMENVIAACARHGARLVFFDNVYMYDPERMGRMTETTPVRPVSRKGRVRARIAEALLKAMERGEVEALIARSADFFGYGKPWSGVLNFLAFEPLSQGKKAIWFASAEQPHNFTYLPDAARALALLGASDDAYGEVWHLPSGEAHTGQAWVEAVARALGVEPRLQLVTRPMARLAGLFNPLVRESVEMIYQYDRPYVFDSSKIAERFGLEPTPAGAALAEVARQDYGVGG
- a CDS encoding radical SAM protein; this encodes MRVSSSHPAYLELLATGELARRVERALDELSPCRVCPRGCAVDRRADRIGVCRIGRRARVASAFPHFGEEEVLRGRRGSGTVFFAGCNLRCVFCQNWEISQKAAGEELSAAELANVFLWLERQGVHNFNWVTPEHVVPQALEALLIAAEKGLRLPVVYNTSAYDAAVSLELLDGVVDLYLPDFKLWTPELARRYLGAADYPEAARAALRTMQRQVADLQVGPDGLARRGLLVRHLVMPGLLEETKAILKFLAEEISRDVYLNLMDQYHPAYRVGGERYPELNRRLTSSEYREAIAYARRLGLWRFAR
- the rplU gene encoding 50S ribosomal protein L21 — its product is MYAIIKTGGKQYRAEEGAILRVEKLDAQPGEKVEFDVLMVGGDKVKVGDPTVKGAKVVAEVLRTERGKKITVAKFKAKTNYRRKKGHRQWFTELRVEKIRLRAARKKKAEEEKAEE